In Arthrobacter sp. MN05-02, the genomic stretch TCCACGTGGACGGTCGGGGTGCTAAATAGCCAGATGCTGCGGTGTATACCGGCGTAGTTGTAGAAGTCGTGGAGGTATCGCTGTTTGCGCCGACCATCCGCGGTGACATTGATGCTCCCCGGCGGGATGGTTTCCTGGGTCAGCTCGTTGTTGACGGCGATGGTGAGCCGGAAGGTTGTACCGGGCGTCACATGCTCGGTGATGTCGGCAACGAAGGGCGTGTACCCGCCCTTGTGCTCGGCAACCAGTTGGTCATCGACGAATACCCGGCCCTCATGCGTGACGGATTCAAGGCGGAGATTTACGCGCTCGTTCTTCCACCCGCGCGGGACGTAGATGGCCTTCTGGTACCAGACCCATCCCACATGGTCCCTAATGGCCTTGTCCGCGAAAACGTCGTTGTAGCTCGCCGGTACCGCCATCTCGAGGTCCGTATCGAGGGTATGGCTGTGCCAGTTTTCCCTCAGTCCTACGCGTTCGCTGTCGACCTTGAAACGGTATAGACCGTCCAGATTGACGGTTTCCCTTGTGGGGCTGTTCTGCTGCTTGAGCATGTGTTCCTCCGATGGACGCCTGTAAGGCGTGTGCTAGCACGATGAGATAGTTGTGTGAGAGAGCAGCTTGGCTGCCTGTGCAGCGACGGCTGCAGGTGCTCCGGAATTGGTGCAGCGGGCACCGTGTTCGTCGGGCAGCAGTGGCTCGAGTGTTGCAAGCTGGGATTCCAGAAGTGCAGGTGGCATGAAGTGGCCGGCTCGATTCGATAGCCTGTCTGCGATGAGCGCCCGGTCATCGTCCAAATGGACGAAAAACGTGTCCGGCGCCGATTCACGAATCAGGTTCCGATAGGAGCGCCGG encodes the following:
- a CDS encoding gluconokinase; amino-acid sequence: MSPVKQYGPLPVVVMGVAGCGKSTIGVLLAELINGSFLDGDALHPDQNVEKMARGIPLTDADREPWLRVVGEHLASAHAPLVIACSALRRSYRNLIRESAPDTFFVHLDDDRALIADRLSNRAGHFMPPALLESQLATLEPLLPDEHGARCTNSGAPAAVAAQAAKLLSHTTISSC